The following coding sequences lie in one Rissa tridactyla isolate bRisTri1 chromosome Z, bRisTri1.patW.cur.20221130, whole genome shotgun sequence genomic window:
- the CDKN2B gene encoding cyclin-dependent kinase 4 inhibitor B, whose protein sequence is MARRAGSTAADELANAAARGDLQRLRELLDGGADPNAVNSYGRTPIQVMMLGSPRVAELLLQRGGDPNRPDPRTGCLPAHDAARAGFLETLAALHRAGARLDLPDGRGLLPLDVAAGGPHGPVARYLRHPPPRA, encoded by the exons atggcgcggcgggcgggcagcaCGGCGGCGGACGAGCTGGCCAACGCCGCCGCCCGCGGCGACCTGCAGCGCCTGAGGGAGCTGTTGGACGGCGGGGCGGACCCCAACGCCGTCAACTCCTACGGCCGGACCCCCATCCAG GTGATGATGCTGGGCAGCCCGCGGGTGgccgagctgctgctgcagcgcgGAGGCGACCCCAACCGCCCCGACCCGCGCACCGGCTGCCTCCCGGCCCACGACGCGGCCCGCGCCGGCTTCCTGGAGACGCTGGCGGCCCTGCACCGCGCCGGGGCCCGCCTCGACCTGCCCGACGGCCGCGGCCTCCTCCCCCTCGACGTGGCGGCGGGGGGCCCGCACGGACCGGTGGCCCGGTACCTGCGACATCCGCCGCCCCGCGCCTAG